Below is a window of Rhizobium jaguaris DNA.
AGCCGGCGACAAAGTGAAAAACGGTAAGGGTATCTTCTGGAAGATCGAAAAGCCCGGCCTGAAACCGTCCTGGCTGCTCGGCACCATGCATGTCAGCGATGTGCGCATACTGACCATGCCGAAGGGCGCAGCCGAAGCAAGTGCTGCCGCAGACACGATCGTCGTCGAATCCGATGAAATCCTGGACGATAAAAAAGCGGCGGCGGCTCTCTTCGTCAATCCGTCGTTGACCATGCTGACCGACGGCTCGACCATCAGTCAGCATTTGTCGCCCGAAGACAATGCCAAGCTGGAAGCGGGCCTGAAACAGCGCGGCGTGCCGCTTGCCGCCGTATCCCATATGCAGCCCTGGTTGATCTCGAGTTCCTTCGAACTGACCGCTTGCGAAGTCCGCCGCAAGGCGGCCGGCATGAAATTCCTCGATCAAAAACTAGCAACCGACGCCTCCGCCGCCGGCAAGCAGGTCAAGGGCCTGGAAACTCTGGCTGAACAAGCCAAAGCCATGAGCGATCTGCCGATCGAACTGCATCTGAAATCGCTGATCCAGACACTGGAACTTGGCGACAAGATCAATGACGTCAACGAAACGATGACCGATCTCTATCTTGCCGGCAATGTCGGAGCGATCGTACCGATGCTGAAAACTATCGAACCTGACGAGACCCTGTCCGACGAAGACACCGCCACCTTCGAAC
It encodes the following:
- a CDS encoding TraB/GumN family protein, which codes for MISALEPKTMRSMKPAIGDLLLWLATALPLMLAVLLIATILSLQLAHADETPSDSCGGKNLMAELQKSDPVKYVSIIAAGDKVKNGKGIFWKIEKPGLKPSWLLGTMHVSDVRILTMPKGAAEASAAADTIVVESDEILDDKKAAAALFVNPSLTMLTDGSTISQHLSPEDNAKLEAGLKQRGVPLAAVSHMQPWLISSSFELTACEVRRKAAGMKFLDQKLATDASAAGKQVKGLETLAEQAKAMSDLPIELHLKSLIQTLELGDKINDVNETMTDLYLAGNVGAIVPMLKTIEPDETLSDEDTATFEQRIILDRNKVMAERAAPILAKGNTFIAVGALHLVGDQGLVELLRKQGFTMTAVD